A single genomic interval of Hafnia alvei harbors:
- a CDS encoding tyrosine-type recombinase/integrase, whose translation MALSDTKLRSIHGKPYIGTPEITDGDGLSARITPTGTIAFQYRFRWNGKPVRLTVGRYPAVSLKDARVIVGEMRALYMKGIHPKNYFARNDGELTLKECLDEWWDKYVSNLKPNTKTLYRSVVYNTMYTEFEDMPVANIPVSLWVRFFDKQEQLNSKKARVLLVQLRSVINWCISRQLIPSCELSRLSVKNIGKKPDVGSRVLTYSELAKVWLALENSKIFTSNKVLHQLLLLWGARLSELRLATADEFNMEDLIWTTPSAHSKMGNVIRRPVFDQAKPYIERLLNTGNAVLFPGQELDKPIDRSSTNLYMKKLREKIDIPEWRTHDFRRSLVTNLSGEGIMPHVLEKMLGHELGGVMVVYNKHDWLDEQKTAYELYADKIMWHVKKF comes from the coding sequence GTGGCCCTCAGCGATACAAAACTAAGAAGCATTCACGGTAAGCCATACATCGGTACCCCTGAAATCACTGACGGGGACGGACTTAGCGCTAGAATCACTCCTACAGGCACTATCGCATTTCAATACCGTTTCCGATGGAATGGGAAGCCAGTACGCCTCACGGTTGGCAGGTACCCTGCAGTCTCGCTGAAAGATGCCCGTGTAATCGTTGGGGAGATGCGAGCATTGTACATGAAGGGGATACACCCAAAGAATTATTTTGCTCGCAATGATGGTGAACTGACTCTGAAAGAATGCCTTGATGAGTGGTGGGATAAATACGTATCAAATCTCAAGCCCAATACTAAGACGCTTTATCGTTCGGTCGTGTACAACACCATGTACACAGAATTTGAGGACATGCCGGTTGCGAACATCCCTGTTTCATTGTGGGTAAGGTTCTTTGACAAGCAGGAACAGTTAAACAGTAAAAAAGCTCGCGTGCTTCTGGTGCAGCTCAGATCAGTCATAAACTGGTGCATTAGCCGCCAGCTAATCCCATCATGTGAGTTGTCTAGGTTAAGCGTTAAAAATATCGGTAAAAAACCAGACGTGGGTAGTCGGGTTCTGACGTATAGCGAGTTAGCAAAAGTTTGGTTGGCTCTTGAGAACTCGAAAATATTTACATCCAATAAAGTGTTGCATCAACTGTTGCTGCTGTGGGGCGCGAGGCTTTCAGAACTTCGTTTGGCTACTGCTGATGAGTTCAACATGGAAGATTTGATCTGGACTACGCCATCCGCCCATTCAAAAATGGGAAATGTCATCAGGCGTCCTGTATTTGATCAAGCAAAGCCATACATTGAAAGACTGCTTAATACTGGTAACGCTGTTCTCTTCCCGGGTCAGGAGCTGGATAAACCCATTGATAGATCTTCTACAAACTTGTATATGAAGAAACTTCGGGAAAAAATCGATATTCCTGAGTGGCGTACGCATGATTTTCGCCGTTCACTTGTAACTAACCTTTCAGGCGAGGGGATTATGCCTCATGTTTTGGAAAAGATGCTGGGGCATGAGTTGGGAGGTGTTATGGTCGTTTACAATAAGCATGATTGGCTTGATGAACAGAAAACTGCTTATGAGCTGTATGCAGATAAAATTATGTGGCACGTTAAAAAATTTTAG
- a CDS encoding glycoside hydrolase family 3 protein — protein MKKIVAITFSVLLAGCVSHVAQQPLTDVQLEGLWKDPHKSAELILSQMTTKEKIGQMLMLDIRQWDENPQGYAGERKEETSVHALPEALAHMIYDYRLGGIILFRENFVTTTQSYKLIEDIQGARYRLPLLIGTDQEGGYVTRLREGTEMPGNMALAATRDISMAQVSGEIHGSELSALGVNINFAPSVDVNVNQNNPVIGVRSFSSDTDLINGMASAYIAGLQKNHVIATIKHFPGHGNVETDSHVGLPVVPYSEQEWRQNDLVPFKYAIDNGIKAIMTGHIVVPVLDNTKVISKHDGKEMGLPATLSKKILTDILRNELHYKGLIFTDALDMGAVADNFGSNEAVEQAYLAGVDVAVMPVHIWDKQSMDKLASLYQYIEKKSQVNPELMKRINESALRVVEYKLDNKLLPQPMYTGAHALSVVASAEHKNYERKVAEKSVTLIKNKGVLPFLLKKQNNILVISDEKARNELIKSELNKISSELQDKTISATGIDVDLEGQTLPQDVNKQITHSDFIILVTYNLKAQDNAAQSIISLAAKYKKPVVVISSRNPYDISALKNVKANIAIYGITGFDITNAGRNSLEANIKAGVRSLFKNTQDVTFNNPTGKLPVEIKDANNNVMYPLGHGLTY, from the coding sequence ATGAAAAAAATAGTCGCCATAACGTTTAGTGTATTACTTGCAGGTTGTGTCAGCCATGTTGCACAACAACCTCTCACTGATGTTCAGCTAGAAGGTTTGTGGAAAGACCCACATAAAAGTGCAGAACTCATTCTTTCACAAATGACGACTAAAGAAAAAATTGGTCAGATGCTGATGCTGGATATTCGTCAGTGGGACGAAAATCCGCAGGGATATGCTGGGGAGCGAAAAGAAGAAACCAGCGTTCATGCCTTGCCTGAAGCGCTGGCGCATATGATTTATGACTATCGACTCGGTGGTATTATCCTGTTTCGCGAAAACTTCGTGACTACCACCCAGTCTTATAAATTGATCGAAGATATTCAGGGTGCGCGTTATCGTTTACCTCTGCTTATCGGAACCGATCAGGAAGGCGGCTATGTCACACGCTTACGTGAAGGTACCGAGATGCCAGGCAATATGGCATTAGCGGCAACTCGTGATATATCTATGGCACAGGTTTCAGGTGAAATTCACGGTTCTGAACTTTCCGCGCTAGGCGTGAATATTAATTTCGCCCCGTCTGTTGATGTCAATGTGAATCAAAACAATCCAGTGATAGGTGTTCGTTCATTCAGTAGCGATACCGATCTGATTAATGGTATGGCTAGCGCTTACATTGCCGGTTTACAGAAAAATCACGTTATTGCAACCATCAAACACTTTCCTGGTCACGGCAATGTTGAGACCGACTCACATGTTGGCCTGCCTGTTGTGCCGTATTCTGAACAAGAATGGCGACAGAATGATTTAGTTCCGTTCAAATATGCAATTGATAACGGTATTAAGGCTATTATGACCGGACATATCGTGGTGCCTGTGCTAGATAACACCAAAGTGATTTCCAAGCATGATGGCAAGGAAATGGGTCTACCTGCGACCTTATCGAAAAAGATCCTCACCGATATTTTGCGTAATGAACTCCATTATAAAGGCCTGATCTTTACTGATGCGTTAGATATGGGCGCTGTTGCCGATAACTTTGGCTCCAATGAAGCGGTCGAGCAGGCGTACTTAGCAGGTGTGGATGTTGCTGTTATGCCAGTCCATATCTGGGATAAGCAAAGCATGGATAAACTTGCCAGTCTGTACCAGTATATTGAGAAAAAAAGTCAGGTGAACCCAGAGCTAATGAAGCGTATCAACGAGTCCGCGCTGCGAGTTGTTGAATACAAATTGGATAACAAACTGTTACCGCAGCCGATGTATACCGGAGCACATGCTTTATCTGTTGTGGCTTCAGCAGAGCATAAAAACTACGAACGCAAAGTTGCTGAGAAATCAGTTACCTTAATTAAAAATAAAGGTGTTTTACCTTTTTTGCTTAAAAAACAGAATAACATTCTAGTTATTTCTGACGAAAAAGCGCGTAATGAATTGATTAAAAGTGAGTTAAATAAAATCAGTAGCGAGTTGCAAGATAAGACTATCTCAGCTACTGGCATTGATGTTGACCTGGAGGGTCAAACCTTACCGCAAGACGTGAATAAGCAAATTACACACTCAGATTTTATTATCCTCGTGACTTACAATTTGAAAGCACAAGATAATGCAGCGCAATCCATTATCAGCCTGGCAGCTAAATATAAAAAACCTGTCGTCGTTATCTCTTCCCGGAACCCATACGATATTTCGGCATTGAAGAATGTGAAGGCGAACATTGCAATCTACGGCATTACCGGCTTTGATATTACCAATGCGGGCCGTAACTCTTTAGAGGCAAATATTAAAGCAGGTGTTAGAAGCCTGTTTAAAAATACCCAGGATGTAACCTTTAATAACCCTACAGGTAAACTGCCTGTGGAAATTAAAGACGCCAATAACAACGTTATGTATCCACTAGGTCATGGCCTGACATATTAA
- a CDS encoding SIS domain-containing protein has product MRILQLISLNKEQLTPGERTIADYLLAHPEILKQCSSQEIASQLHISQSSIVKFAKKLNFRGFTDLKMALIEEWGQLNKQINSADQHLHSSITIYDSPTIIAEKLCLEKQEALRDSTDNVNFSQLEKIISLIKFARRIQITGIGGSALAAKDLAYKLMKIGYPVMNELDGHVQITVAQSLAPGDIQIAISYSGSLKEILLAAQVAKNNGAQLVAVTSLQESPLRKIADYTLDTLAGETRWRSSSISARTAQNTITDLLFVCLLQEENERSQRYINRSKEIIDKLK; this is encoded by the coding sequence ATGCGTATTTTACAACTTATTTCGCTGAATAAAGAACAACTTACACCGGGTGAACGAACGATCGCCGACTATCTATTAGCGCATCCAGAAATATTAAAGCAATGCTCGTCACAAGAAATTGCCAGTCAGTTACACATAAGCCAGTCCAGTATTGTAAAATTTGCCAAGAAATTAAACTTCAGAGGTTTTACTGACCTTAAGATGGCTTTAATCGAAGAGTGGGGACAGCTTAATAAGCAAATTAATAGCGCTGACCAGCACTTGCACAGTAGTATCACTATTTATGATAGTCCGACCATCATTGCTGAAAAACTCTGCCTTGAAAAACAAGAAGCACTACGAGATTCAACCGATAATGTTAATTTCTCCCAGCTAGAAAAAATCATTTCGTTAATAAAATTCGCTCGCCGTATCCAAATTACCGGTATTGGTGGTTCAGCTCTGGCTGCTAAAGATCTCGCTTATAAATTGATGAAAATTGGTTATCCGGTAATGAATGAACTGGACGGCCACGTACAAATAACAGTGGCTCAGTCTTTAGCCCCGGGAGATATTCAGATCGCTATTTCCTACTCGGGGTCACTCAAAGAAATATTGCTGGCCGCGCAAGTTGCCAAAAATAACGGCGCACAACTAGTTGCTGTCACCTCACTGCAGGAAAGTCCGTTACGAAAAATAGCGGATTACACTCTGGATACTCTGGCTGGAGAAACACGATGGCGCAGTTCGTCTATATCAGCACGAACCGCTCAGAATACTATTACTGACTTACTGTTTGTTTGTCTGTTGCAAGAAGAGAATGAAAGAAGTCAGCGTTATATTAACCGAAGTAAAGAAATAATAGATAAATTAAAATAA
- a CDS encoding OmpG family monomeric porin codes for MNYAKKTYLFLILTGLSSTSQAVIDDPLEEAATELAAQQSNKKLTEESKFNISSNTFLEIEEFKGYTINNKKIFDKISPVVQVAIQPVDSTWSYFMEYKVSMRNYTTNFHSEQTSYNRNRLQLQANRNLIKNQDATLNLSFVYRKESNDVKNGMPAKNSYHSYWLIPGGSYNFSEKFAFVFWDAGYYYDNAFSGPGYNDWEWESEHGFQYRINDKMLAKLMYYTDWTWNSHGDKTWEQNQIRGYFPTKINEQWDIQPYFRYFLNEKNYDPATGVTTNRADNGGLRLGLIVNYNLTPKTTLWTNLAWEQTTWQHSKNSQLVHLTYGDDNTQDFRLYSIGIRHIW; via the coding sequence ATGAATTATGCAAAAAAAACATATTTATTTCTAATATTGACTGGTTTATCCTCCACGAGTCAGGCGGTAATTGATGATCCTCTTGAAGAGGCAGCGACAGAGCTAGCAGCCCAGCAATCTAATAAAAAACTTACCGAAGAATCTAAATTTAATATTTCCAGTAATACATTTTTGGAAATAGAAGAATTTAAAGGCTATACAATTAACAACAAGAAAATCTTTGATAAAATTAGCCCGGTAGTTCAAGTAGCTATTCAGCCAGTGGACTCCACGTGGAGTTATTTTATGGAGTATAAAGTCTCCATGCGTAACTACACGACCAATTTTCACTCAGAACAGACTTCCTATAATCGTAACCGTTTACAATTACAAGCTAACCGAAATTTGATTAAAAATCAGGACGCCACTCTGAATCTTAGTTTCGTTTATCGTAAAGAATCAAATGATGTAAAAAATGGCATGCCAGCAAAAAACTCTTACCACTCTTATTGGCTGATCCCTGGCGGTAGTTATAACTTTAGCGAAAAATTTGCATTCGTTTTCTGGGATGCCGGTTATTACTACGATAATGCTTTCTCCGGTCCGGGCTACAATGACTGGGAATGGGAAAGTGAGCATGGTTTCCAGTATCGAATCAACGATAAAATGCTGGCTAAACTGATGTATTACACTGACTGGACTTGGAACAGCCATGGCGATAAAACCTGGGAACAGAATCAGATCCGTGGTTATTTCCCCACCAAGATTAACGAGCAGTGGGATATTCAGCCTTATTTCCGCTATTTCCTCAATGAAAAGAATTATGACCCTGCGACGGGAGTCACCACAAACCGTGCAGATAATGGCGGGTTGCGCTTGGGACTGATTGTAAACTACAACCTAACACCTAAAACAACCCTGTGGACGAATCTGGCGTGGGAACAGACAACATGGCAACATTCAAAGAACAGCCAGCTGGTTCACCTGACGTACGGGGATGATAATACCCAGGACTTCCGCCTCTACTCAATTGGCATACGTCACATCTGGTAG
- a CDS encoding DeoR family transcriptional regulator, translated as MDKHHYSVQSTGSRSGLILTRLNNGESLTVRGLADEFNVCKKTIRRDLTERLAHLNLLRHGKQYWIASR; from the coding sequence ATCGACAAACATCACTACTCGGTTCAATCAACGGGGAGCAGGTCAGGCCTGATACTGACACGCCTCAATAATGGGGAGTCACTGACCGTCAGGGGCCTTGCTGACGAATTTAACGTCTGCAAAAAAACTATACGGCGTGATCTGACTGAGCGCCTTGCTCACCTGAACTTGCTCCGACATGGCAAGCAGTACTGGATCGCGTCACGCTAA
- a CDS encoding phage integrase central domain-containing protein, with protein sequence MTLNARQVETAKPRDKAYKLADGGGLYLMVNTNGSKYWRMKYRFAGKEKKLSFGTYPDISLAEARTKRDEARKLLANDKDPGEVKKATQLAKKLSVTNTFEAIALEWYSAKVSGWSKSYADYVKRAFKNNVFPYLSSQPVNEIKPLELLSVLQRMEKRGASELASKVRQRCSEVFRYAIVTGRADYNPAADLGSALQGHEKQHYPFLTAAELPEFLQKLSSYSGSLITLLATRLLMLTGLRTVELRLAEWSEIDFDNRIWEIPKTRMKMKRPHVVPLSAQSLSALRQLEELTGTYQLIFAGRNDVNKAMSEASVNMVIKRVGYDKRATGHGFRHTMSTILHEQGFNTAWIEIQLAHVDKNSIRGTYNHAQYLDGRREMMQWYADYIDKLLSSSTNS encoded by the coding sequence ATGACCTTAAATGCGCGTCAGGTCGAGACTGCAAAACCCAGAGACAAAGCCTATAAGCTCGCTGATGGCGGAGGGCTCTATCTCATGGTCAATACTAATGGTTCAAAGTACTGGCGCATGAAGTATCGATTTGCCGGCAAAGAGAAAAAGCTCTCATTCGGAACCTATCCTGACATCTCACTTGCGGAAGCTCGCACTAAACGAGATGAGGCAAGAAAGTTATTGGCGAATGATAAGGATCCCGGAGAGGTCAAAAAGGCCACGCAGTTAGCCAAAAAACTCTCGGTTACCAACACATTTGAAGCAATAGCTCTCGAATGGTACAGTGCAAAAGTATCCGGTTGGTCGAAGAGTTATGCTGATTACGTCAAGCGAGCCTTTAAAAACAATGTCTTCCCCTATCTCAGTTCTCAGCCAGTGAATGAAATAAAGCCACTGGAGCTTTTGTCGGTATTACAACGAATGGAAAAGCGGGGAGCATCTGAGCTCGCAAGCAAAGTACGTCAGCGTTGTAGTGAGGTTTTTCGCTACGCGATTGTTACAGGTCGTGCTGATTACAACCCAGCAGCTGATCTTGGTAGCGCTTTGCAAGGCCATGAGAAACAGCACTATCCCTTTCTTACCGCCGCCGAACTGCCTGAGTTTTTGCAAAAGTTATCTAGCTACTCAGGAAGTCTTATTACTCTTCTCGCAACCCGGTTGCTCATGCTGACAGGCTTGAGAACAGTTGAGTTACGTCTGGCTGAATGGAGTGAAATTGACTTCGATAATCGAATCTGGGAAATCCCCAAAACTAGAATGAAAATGAAACGTCCTCATGTTGTCCCGTTATCGGCTCAATCCTTGAGCGCTCTTCGTCAATTGGAAGAACTAACAGGAACCTACCAGCTTATTTTTGCAGGACGAAACGATGTTAACAAAGCGATGAGTGAAGCAAGCGTCAATATGGTTATAAAAAGGGTTGGCTACGATAAGAGAGCGACTGGGCATGGTTTTCGCCATACCATGAGTACCATTCTGCATGAGCAGGGGTTTAATACAGCCTGGATCGAGATACAGCTCGCTCACGTGGATAAAAACAGCATTCGCGGCACATACAACCATGCACAGTATCTGGATGGAAGACGAGAAATGATGCAGTGGTACGCTGATTATATTGACAAGCTTCTCAGTTCATCGACAAACAGTTAG